One segment of Phaeacidiphilus oryzae TH49 DNA contains the following:
- a CDS encoding HAD-IC family P-type ATPase, producing MEATSDEPSAPTAGPEATGLSAQDVADRVARGQVNDVPARSSRSLGEILRANILTRFNAIIGFLFVVILIVGPIQDGLFGFIIVANTGIGIVQELRAKRTLDSLAVIGEARPRVRRDGRTQEVPTGRLVLGDLIELSPGDKVPVDGDTVWADGLEVDESLLTGEADPVLKRPGAPVLSGSFVVAGAGLFTATRVGREAYAAQLAEEASRFTLVRSELRSGIDAILRYITWVLVPVGIGLVLSQFYVDRSDLPEAIRRMVAGIVPMVPEGLVLLTSMAFAIGVVRLGRRQCLVQELPAIEGLARVDTVCLDKTGTLTEGGMDLSEVRPLGTGADLTGPRIREVLGELGVAEPRPNPSLRAIAEACPAPEGWRVLADAPFSSARKWSGARLAAPDGAESTWLLGAPDVLLPAGHPILGEVDELGAQGLRVLLLGRTDRPLDAPEPAAGLRPAALVVLRQRMRPDAGDTLEYFRRQEVAAKVISGDNAVSVGAVARALGLPGAESPVDARRLPAERAEMAPTVDGHSVFGRVTPQQKREMVGALQLRGRHVAMTGDGVNDVLALKDADIGVAMGSGSEATRAVAQIVLLDDRFATLPDVVAEGRRVIGNITRVANLFLVKTVYSVLLAVLVAGFRVPYPFLPRHSTVLSGLTIGIPGFFLALAPNTERARPGFVRRVLRFAVPCGLIAGAATFASYLLARADHRTGRVADTSVATLVLFLLALWVLVIIARPYTWWRVLLVVGMAVLFGLVLVVPPAKDFFQLDLEGWRDPWEGVAIAAAGCAAMEFAWRAVARLGERRDAERARRDGRRSSSEDGSRDASRETERETGHEVEREGRRDG from the coding sequence ATGGAAGCCACGTCTGACGAACCGTCGGCTCCCACGGCGGGGCCCGAGGCCACCGGACTGTCCGCTCAGGACGTCGCCGACCGCGTCGCCCGCGGTCAGGTCAACGACGTGCCCGCACGCTCCAGCCGCTCCCTCGGCGAGATCCTCCGGGCCAACATCCTGACCCGGTTCAACGCCATCATCGGCTTCCTCTTCGTGGTCATCCTGATCGTCGGCCCGATCCAGGACGGCCTCTTCGGCTTCATCATCGTGGCCAACACGGGCATCGGCATCGTCCAGGAGCTGCGCGCCAAGCGGACCCTGGACAGCCTGGCCGTGATCGGCGAGGCCCGCCCCCGGGTCCGCCGCGACGGCCGCACCCAGGAGGTGCCCACCGGCCGGCTGGTGCTCGGCGACCTGATCGAGCTCTCCCCCGGCGACAAGGTCCCGGTGGACGGCGACACCGTCTGGGCGGACGGACTCGAGGTGGACGAGTCCCTCCTCACCGGCGAGGCCGACCCCGTGCTCAAGCGCCCCGGCGCCCCGGTGCTCTCCGGCTCCTTCGTCGTCGCCGGCGCCGGCCTCTTCACCGCGACCAGGGTCGGCCGCGAGGCGTACGCCGCGCAGCTGGCCGAGGAGGCCTCACGGTTCACCCTGGTCCGCTCCGAGCTGCGCAGCGGGATCGACGCCATCCTCCGCTACATCACCTGGGTGCTGGTGCCGGTCGGGATCGGCCTGGTGCTCAGTCAGTTCTACGTGGACCGCAGCGATCTGCCGGAGGCGATCCGGCGGATGGTGGCCGGGATCGTGCCCATGGTGCCGGAGGGCCTGGTGCTGCTGACCTCGATGGCGTTCGCCATCGGGGTGGTCCGGCTGGGCCGCCGGCAGTGCCTGGTGCAGGAGCTGCCCGCGATCGAGGGCCTGGCCCGGGTGGACACCGTCTGCCTGGACAAGACCGGCACCCTCACCGAGGGCGGGATGGACCTCTCCGAGGTCCGGCCCCTCGGCACCGGGGCAGACCTGACCGGGCCCCGGATCCGCGAGGTGCTCGGCGAGCTCGGCGTCGCCGAGCCACGGCCCAACCCCAGCCTGCGGGCGATCGCCGAGGCCTGCCCGGCCCCGGAGGGCTGGCGGGTGCTGGCCGACGCCCCCTTCTCCTCGGCCCGCAAGTGGTCGGGGGCGCGGCTCGCGGCCCCGGACGGCGCGGAGTCCACCTGGCTGCTGGGCGCCCCGGACGTGCTGCTGCCGGCCGGCCACCCGATCCTCGGCGAGGTGGACGAGCTGGGCGCGCAGGGCCTGCGGGTGCTGCTGCTCGGCCGGACGGACCGTCCGCTGGACGCGCCGGAGCCGGCGGCGGGCCTGCGCCCGGCGGCGCTGGTCGTCCTGCGGCAGCGGATGCGGCCGGACGCCGGGGACACCCTGGAGTACTTCCGCCGGCAGGAGGTCGCCGCCAAGGTGATCTCCGGGGACAACGCGGTCTCGGTCGGCGCGGTCGCCCGGGCGCTGGGCCTGCCGGGTGCGGAGAGCCCGGTGGACGCCCGGCGGCTGCCCGCCGAGCGGGCCGAGATGGCCCCGACCGTGGACGGCCACAGCGTCTTCGGCCGGGTCACCCCGCAGCAGAAGCGGGAGATGGTGGGCGCGCTCCAGTTGCGCGGCCGGCATGTGGCGATGACCGGCGACGGCGTCAACGACGTGCTGGCGCTGAAGGACGCGGACATCGGGGTGGCGATGGGCTCCGGCAGCGAGGCCACCCGGGCGGTGGCCCAGATCGTGCTGCTCGACGACCGGTTCGCGACGCTGCCCGACGTGGTCGCGGAGGGCCGCCGGGTGATCGGCAACATCACCCGGGTGGCCAACCTCTTCCTGGTCAAGACGGTGTACTCGGTGCTTCTCGCCGTGCTGGTGGCGGGCTTCCGGGTGCCGTACCCGTTCCTCCCCCGGCACTCGACGGTGCTGTCCGGGCTGACCATCGGCATCCCGGGGTTCTTCCTGGCGCTCGCGCCGAACACCGAGCGGGCCCGGCCGGGGTTCGTCCGCCGGGTGCTGCGGTTCGCCGTCCCCTGCGGTCTGATCGCGGGGGCGGCGACCTTCGCCTCCTATCTGCTGGCCCGTGCGGACCACAGGACCGGGCGGGTCGCCGACACCAGCGTGGCCACCCTGGTGCTCTTCCTGCTGGCGCTCTGGGTGCTGGTGATCATCGCGCGGCCGTACACCTGGTGGCGGGTGCTGCTGGTGGTGGGGATGGCGGTGCTGTTCGGCCTGGTCCTGGTGGTGCCGCCGGCCAAGGACTTCTTCCAGCTGGACCTGGAGGGCTGGCGGGACCCGTGGGAGGGGGTCGCCATCGCGGCGGCCGGCTGCGCGGCGATGGAGTTCGCCTGGCGCGCGGTCGCCCGCCTCGGCGAGCGCCGCGACGCCGAGCGCGCCCGGCGGGACGGCCGGCGGAGCTCCTCAGAGGACGGCTCGCGAGACGCCTCGCGGGAAACCGAACGTGAGACCGGTCACGAGGTCGAACGCGAGGGCCGCCGCGACGGCTGA
- a CDS encoding NCS2 family permease, with amino-acid sequence MSSPAAAQELSPKDAPPRHWIDRYFEITQRGSTVGRELRGGVVTFFAMAYIIVLNPIILSSGVDKYGHHLSSGQLVTATCITAAFTTLLMGVIGRVPIALAAGLGVNSMVSLQIAPKTTWPEAMGMVTLAGICIMILVATGLRQRVMAMIPDGLRKGITMGIGLFILMVGMVDGGFISRVPDAAHTTTPVQLGSDGHLNGWPVLCFVLGVLLMLVLMARKVPGAVLISIAVVTVVAIIINTIATIPADSWGLTIPSWPHKVVAAPDFGLMGKLSLFGGFKEVGILPGILFVFSILLSTFFDAMGTIMGVTEEAGLLDENGDLPGMSKVLMIDGVATALGGVSSSSGSTAFVESTTGVGEGARTGLASVFTGVLFALALFLSPIALVVPQQAAAPALVAVGFLILSAHVRSIDWSDYTIGVPVFFTMLVMPLTYSITSGIGAGFIAFTVLKAATGRVREIPWMMWIVSVIFVVYFALGPIEQALGVG; translated from the coding sequence ATGTCTTCGCCGGCAGCCGCCCAGGAGTTGTCCCCCAAGGACGCGCCACCACGCCACTGGATCGATCGGTACTTTGAGATCACCCAGCGCGGATCCACCGTCGGCCGCGAGCTCCGCGGTGGCGTGGTCACGTTCTTTGCGATGGCGTACATCATCGTTCTGAACCCGATCATCCTCTCCAGCGGGGTCGACAAGTACGGCCACCACCTGAGCAGCGGTCAGCTGGTCACCGCCACCTGCATCACCGCCGCCTTCACCACCCTGCTGATGGGCGTGATCGGCCGGGTGCCGATCGCCCTCGCCGCCGGGCTCGGCGTCAACAGCATGGTCTCCCTGCAGATCGCCCCCAAGACCACCTGGCCCGAGGCCATGGGGATGGTCACGCTGGCCGGTATCTGCATCATGATCCTGGTCGCCACCGGTCTGCGGCAGCGGGTCATGGCGATGATCCCGGACGGCCTGCGCAAGGGCATCACGATGGGCATCGGGCTGTTCATCCTGATGGTCGGGATGGTCGACGGCGGGTTCATCTCCCGGGTGCCGGACGCCGCGCACACCACCACCCCGGTCCAGCTCGGCTCGGACGGCCACCTCAACGGCTGGCCGGTGCTCTGCTTCGTCCTCGGCGTGCTGCTGATGCTGGTCCTGATGGCCCGTAAGGTCCCCGGCGCGGTGCTGATCAGCATCGCGGTGGTCACCGTGGTCGCGATCATCATCAACACCATCGCCACCATCCCGGCCGACTCCTGGGGCCTGACCATCCCGTCCTGGCCGCACAAGGTGGTCGCCGCGCCCGACTTCGGGCTGATGGGCAAGCTCAGCCTGTTCGGCGGGTTCAAGGAGGTCGGGATCCTGCCCGGCATCCTCTTCGTCTTCTCGATCCTCCTCTCCACCTTCTTCGACGCCATGGGAACGATCATGGGCGTCACCGAGGAGGCCGGGCTGCTGGACGAGAACGGCGACCTGCCGGGGATGAGCAAGGTCCTGATGATCGACGGTGTGGCCACCGCGCTCGGCGGCGTCAGCTCCTCCTCCGGGTCGACCGCCTTCGTGGAGTCGACCACCGGCGTCGGCGAGGGCGCCCGGACCGGTCTGGCCAGCGTCTTCACCGGCGTCCTCTTCGCCCTGGCGCTCTTCCTCTCGCCGATCGCCCTGGTCGTCCCGCAGCAGGCGGCGGCGCCCGCGCTGGTCGCGGTGGGCTTCCTGATCCTCTCCGCGCACGTCCGGTCGATCGACTGGAGCGACTACACGATCGGCGTCCCGGTCTTCTTCACCATGCTGGTGATGCCGCTGACGTACTCGATCACCAGCGGCATCGGCGCCGGCTTCATCGCCTTCACCGTGCTGAAGGCGGCGACCGGCCGGGTCCGCGAGATCCCGTGGATGATGTGGATCGTCAGCGTGATCTTCGTGGTCTACTTCGCGCTCGGCCCCATCGAGCAGGCGCTGGGCGTCGGCTGA
- a CDS encoding DUF4229 domain-containing protein: MTTKDAATETAQAAAPVSARHATLRYTSMRVTIFLACFLVCWLLALAHIIPVAGASGAIFLLLIAAVVSAPISYVALNRQRNAMSEQITTGVQRVKERRESRPGKMTMAQRIAAQNAAEDEVDEANRAAG, from the coding sequence GTGACGACCAAGGACGCAGCCACGGAGACCGCACAGGCCGCCGCGCCGGTGAGCGCCAGGCATGCCACCCTCCGCTACACGTCCATGCGAGTGACGATCTTCCTGGCCTGCTTCCTGGTGTGCTGGCTGCTGGCGCTGGCGCACATCATCCCGGTGGCCGGGGCGAGCGGGGCCATCTTCCTGCTGCTGATCGCGGCCGTGGTCTCGGCGCCGATCAGCTATGTGGCGCTGAACCGGCAGCGGAACGCGATGTCCGAGCAGATCACCACGGGCGTGCAGCGGGTGAAGGAGCGGCGGGAGTCCCGCCCCGGGAAGATGACCATGGCGCAGCGGATCGCCGCCCAGAACGCGGCCGAGGACGAGGTCGACGAGGCCAACCGGGCCGCCGGCTGA
- a CDS encoding DUF2530 domain-containing protein, protein MKDRKSSLRPAPPPIEANEVAITTGGTILWLVAFVVLLPFHSALSAHHATWWLWTCLCGAALGAYGIHYTRARRAALARKRAASDS, encoded by the coding sequence GTGAAGGACCGGAAGAGCAGCCTGCGCCCAGCCCCGCCGCCGATCGAGGCCAACGAGGTGGCGATCACCACCGGGGGCACGATCCTCTGGCTGGTCGCCTTCGTCGTGCTGCTGCCGTTCCACAGCGCGCTGTCCGCGCATCACGCTACCTGGTGGCTCTGGACCTGCCTCTGCGGGGCCGCGCTGGGCGCCTACGGCATCCACTACACCCGAGCCCGCCGCGCCGCGCTCGCGCGCAAGCGCGCAGCAAGCGACTCCTAG
- a CDS encoding GNAT family N-acetyltransferase: protein MSQQPLDFTLDPELTPALRAEVTALWADVTNAGGAVGFVPPVTAEEVRPTAEWQFAGLGAAGEGPDRLLIGREPGTGRLAAVVFVTDLRFELMSHWRLLKRLMVHPDFQGRGYGLQLLAEVERVGRRMGLAGMKLTLRGGLGLERFYARGGYKEVGRIPGAIRVAPGDDRDDVHMWLALD, encoded by the coding sequence ATGTCGCAGCAGCCCCTGGACTTCACCCTCGACCCCGAGCTCACCCCCGCCCTGCGCGCGGAGGTCACCGCCCTCTGGGCGGACGTGACCAACGCGGGCGGGGCGGTCGGCTTCGTGCCCCCCGTCACGGCGGAGGAGGTGCGGCCCACCGCCGAGTGGCAGTTCGCCGGGCTCGGTGCGGCCGGCGAGGGCCCGGACCGGCTGCTGATCGGCCGCGAGCCGGGCACCGGCCGGCTGGCCGCGGTGGTCTTCGTCACCGATCTGCGCTTCGAGCTGATGTCGCACTGGCGGCTGCTCAAGCGGCTGATGGTGCACCCGGACTTCCAGGGCCGCGGCTACGGCCTCCAGCTGCTGGCCGAGGTCGAGCGGGTCGGCCGCCGGATGGGGCTCGCCGGGATGAAGCTGACCCTGCGCGGCGGCCTGGGCCTGGAGCGGTTCTACGCCCGGGGCGGCTACAAGGAGGTCGGGCGGATACCCGGCGCGATACGCGTCGCCCCCGGCGACGACCGCGACGACGTTCACATGTGGCTCGCCCTGGACTGA
- a CDS encoding DUF2079 domain-containing protein has product MVGAVARTLPEAEGAEERIAGPLQRTRRLPAVTPHLALAALAFAAYATLEIARYLRFAQMSWDLAIFVQEVRGYAGLHAPIADIKGPGFDILGDHFSPIVALLAPFYRAFPTPVTLLVGQSLLFAVSVGIVSATAARFLGRARGLALGLAYGASWGLLNAVDFDFHEICFALPLLALVLRALLLERWTAAALWSLPLLLVKEDLGLTVAAVGVLIAARGRDDARARTTGAGLALVGAGALLLTVYVLIPHFNAEGSYPYWNKLPGGGLSGTGPLTLLRHLFWPGVKLTTLAWTVGITGFLALRSPLLLLAVPTLLWRFASDNAMYWGRSWHYSAVLMPIVFLALVDGVLRAEGSRLPALRGYARAAVPLAAGIAAALSLTSPLHSLVDPATYRPGAHGEAANRAVAAVPRGVTVESDITLLSHLAARDDAYWVGGSTRTPPQYLALDLSSGWSPGPPDDLPGYARQLHPGTQWSVVFREGGLAVLKRTS; this is encoded by the coding sequence ATGGTGGGCGCGGTGGCCCGAACGCTGCCGGAGGCCGAGGGCGCCGAGGAGCGCATCGCGGGCCCGCTCCAACGCACCCGGCGGCTGCCCGCCGTGACGCCCCATCTCGCGCTCGCCGCACTGGCCTTCGCCGCGTACGCGACCCTGGAGATCGCCCGCTATCTGCGCTTCGCCCAGATGTCCTGGGACCTGGCGATATTCGTCCAGGAGGTACGCGGCTACGCCGGGCTGCACGCGCCGATCGCGGACATCAAGGGCCCCGGCTTCGACATCCTGGGCGATCACTTCAGCCCGATCGTCGCCCTCCTCGCCCCCTTCTACCGCGCCTTCCCGACCCCGGTGACGCTGCTGGTCGGCCAGTCGCTGCTGTTCGCGGTCTCGGTGGGGATCGTCTCGGCCACCGCGGCGCGCTTCCTCGGCCGCGCCCGCGGGCTCGCCCTCGGGCTGGCCTACGGGGCCTCCTGGGGGCTGCTGAACGCGGTCGACTTCGACTTCCACGAGATCTGCTTCGCCCTCCCGCTGCTCGCCCTGGTGCTGCGGGCGCTGCTGCTGGAGCGCTGGACGGCGGCAGCGCTGTGGTCGCTGCCGCTGCTGCTGGTCAAGGAGGACCTGGGGCTGACCGTGGCCGCGGTCGGCGTGCTGATCGCGGCCCGCGGCCGGGACGACGCCCGGGCCAGGACCACCGGCGCCGGGCTCGCCCTGGTCGGCGCGGGCGCGCTGCTGCTGACCGTCTACGTGCTGATCCCGCACTTCAACGCGGAGGGCAGCTACCCGTACTGGAACAAGCTGCCCGGCGGGGGGCTCTCCGGCACCGGGCCGCTGACGCTGCTGCGCCATCTGTTCTGGCCCGGGGTCAAACTCACCACCCTGGCCTGGACGGTGGGGATCACCGGCTTCCTCGCCCTGCGCTCGCCGCTGCTGCTGCTCGCCGTGCCCACCCTGCTCTGGCGGTTCGCCTCGGACAACGCCATGTACTGGGGCCGGAGCTGGCACTACAGCGCGGTGCTGATGCCGATCGTCTTCCTCGCCCTGGTGGACGGGGTGCTTCGGGCCGAGGGCTCGCGCCTCCCCGCGCTGCGCGGCTACGCGCGGGCGGCGGTGCCGCTCGCCGCCGGGATCGCGGCGGCGCTCTCCCTCACCTCGCCGCTGCACAGTCTGGTCGACCCGGCCACCTACCGCCCCGGGGCGCACGGCGAGGCGGCGAACCGGGCGGTGGCGGCGGTGCCGCGGGGGGTGACGGTGGAGAGCGACATCACGCTGCTCTCGCACCTGGCCGCGCGGGACGACGCCTACTGGGTCGGCGGCAGCACCCGCACCCCGCCGCAGTACCTGGCCCTGGACCTGTCCAGCGGCTGGTCGCCGGGGCCGCCGGACGACCTCCCCGGGTACGCCCGCCAGCTCCACCCGGGCACCCAGTGGTCGGTGGTCTTCCGCGAGGGCGGGCTGGCCGTCCTCAAGCGGACCTCCTGA